A genomic region of Trifolium pratense cultivar HEN17-A07 linkage group LG3, ARS_RC_1.1, whole genome shotgun sequence contains the following coding sequences:
- the LOC123918313 gene encoding heavy metal-associated isoprenylated plant protein 36-like, translated as MMSLKTSNKKMGRGFMCHSQSSTAVCMSTRESHVIVPKRIEKSVFQHDDTRLINFAKYSKLVESPMSNPVPKIVVRDNSVKNQKYQAIEPRELQKTPTDNVFQVVVMRVAIHCQGCAGKVKKHISKMEGVTSFTIDVDSKRVTVMGHISPMEVLESISKVKKAELWTTTPSC; from the exons atGATGAGTTTGAAAACAAGTAACAAGAAAATGGGAAGAGGTTTCATGTGCCATTCTCAATCATCAACAGCAGTGTGTATGAGTACACGTGAATCTCATGTTATTGTACCTAAGAGGATTGAAAAGAGTGTTTTTCAACATGATGATACAAGACTCATTAATTTTGCTAAGTACTCAAAACTTGTTGAGTCTCCTATGTCAAATCCTGTTCCTAAGATCGTTGTTAGAGATAACTCGGTGAAGAATCAAAAGTATCAAGCTATTGAACCAAGAGAACTTCAGAAAACACCAACAGATAATGTTTTTCAG GTGGTTGTGATGCGGGTTGCTATTCATTGTCAAGGATGTGCTGGCAAAGTCAAAAAACATATCTCTAAGATGGAAG GAGTTACATCATTTACTATTGATGTTGATTCTAAGAGGGTGACAGTGATGGGGCACATTTCTCCAATGGAAGTTCTTGAGAGCATTTCAAAGGTGAAAAAGGCAGAATTGTGGACTACTACACCATCTTGTTAA